In Desulfofundulus kuznetsovii DSM 6115, the following are encoded in one genomic region:
- a CDS encoding chemotaxis protein CheD: protein MEPAKVASDPVEIQVGIADYKIGRDPARLITLGLGSCVGVSLYDPVLKLGGLLHLMLPDSTQFSNVTKPAKFADLGIPLLIDEMRKNGAHLNRLQAKLVGGAQMFSGLDNKMILNIGQRNVEKARALLKEAGIPILAEEVGGNRGRTMIFDTSNGQVSIRMLGSKLKVI, encoded by the coding sequence ATGGAGCCGGCCAAGGTCGCCAGCGACCCTGTGGAAATACAGGTCGGCATAGCCGACTATAAAATCGGCAGGGACCCGGCCCGGCTGATTACCCTGGGCCTGGGTTCCTGCGTGGGAGTCAGCCTCTACGATCCCGTGCTCAAACTGGGCGGGCTTTTACACCTGATGCTCCCCGACAGCACCCAGTTCAGCAACGTCACCAAGCCGGCCAAATTTGCCGATCTGGGCATTCCGCTGTTGATTGACGAGATGAGAAAAAACGGTGCCCATTTGAACCGCCTGCAGGCCAAGCTGGTGGGGGGAGCCCAGATGTTCTCGGGTCTGGACAACAAAATGATCCTGAATATCGGACAGCGCAACGTGGAAAAGGCCCGGGCGCTGTTAAAAGAAGCGGGTATTCCCATCCTGGCCGAAGAGGTGGGAGGCAACCGGGGGCGAACCATGATTTTCGACACCAGCAATGGCCAGGTAAGCATCCGCATGCTGGGGAGCAAATTGAAGGTGATTTGA
- the flgG gene encoding flagellar basal-body rod protein FlgG, with protein sequence MLRALSTGAAGLTAQQIRLDTCANNLANINTQAYKKQGVSFADLLYQEMGREGIPAERQTAPGANTPGPTPPEGGGVRAAAISRDFRPGSLIRTGRPLDVAIQGKGFFRVQLPGGEYAYTRNGRFTVSSDGRLITEQGYPLEPEIILPPEYQSVTLHSDGRVTIINNDRQEEAGRLTLYSFPNPAGLAARGDSLYLATAASGEPDEDYPGSSVTGTLIQGCLEASNVALTIELTSLIEAQRVYQLNLRVVSSADEIWSMANNLRK encoded by the coding sequence ATGCTGCGAGCCCTTTCGACCGGTGCTGCGGGGCTGACTGCCCAGCAGATCCGCCTGGATACCTGCGCCAACAATCTGGCCAACATCAACACGCAAGCCTACAAAAAACAGGGGGTTAGCTTTGCCGACCTGCTCTACCAGGAAATGGGTCGCGAGGGTATCCCCGCCGAAAGACAAACTGCGCCGGGAGCAAACACCCCCGGCCCCACGCCCCCGGAGGGAGGCGGTGTGCGGGCGGCCGCAATCTCCCGGGATTTTCGACCCGGCAGTTTGATCCGGACCGGACGGCCACTCGACGTGGCCATCCAGGGTAAAGGCTTTTTCCGGGTGCAACTGCCCGGCGGCGAATACGCCTACACCAGAAATGGCAGGTTTACCGTGAGTTCTGACGGGCGCCTGATCACTGAACAGGGTTATCCCCTGGAACCGGAAATAATTTTGCCCCCCGAATATCAGTCCGTCACCCTTCATTCCGACGGGCGGGTGACGATAATAAACAATGACCGGCAGGAAGAAGCAGGCCGGCTTACCCTTTACTCCTTTCCCAACCCGGCAGGTCTTGCCGCCCGGGGGGACAGCCTCTACCTGGCTACGGCGGCCAGCGGCGAGCCGGATGAAGATTATCCGGGGTCCAGCGTTACAGGCACCCTGATCCAGGGTTGTTTGGAAGCCTCCAACGTAGCCCTGACGATCGAGTTAACCAGCCTGATCGAGGCCCAGCGGGTCTACCAGCTGAATTTGCGGGTGGTAAGCTCTGCCGATGAAATATGGAGTATGGCCAACAACCTGCGCAAGTAA
- a CDS encoding flagellar hook-basal body protein has protein sequence MIRGIYTAASGLGVQQARLDVLANNLANASTSGFKADGVIQKPFPELLLVEQQDRGPATIGPRWRYVGVTNQGVAVTRVVTNFSPGSLKPTGKNTHLALATANTFLVIQTPQGERYTRDGDLAIDGEGYLVDSRGNRVLGETGPVQVENDDFRITAGGEIIRPGQGTIDRLRIVQFADLNLLAKTGDNYYTAPAGSAQPAVNPEVRQGYLEGANVDPAASMVQLVSAIRSYEANQRILQAQDQLLDLAVNRVGALR, from the coding sequence ATGATCCGTGGCATTTATACCGCCGCTTCCGGCCTGGGCGTGCAGCAGGCCCGGCTGGACGTGCTGGCCAACAACCTGGCCAACGCCTCCACCAGCGGCTTCAAGGCAGACGGCGTCATTCAAAAACCTTTTCCCGAACTCCTGCTGGTGGAACAGCAGGACCGGGGACCCGCGACAATCGGGCCCCGCTGGCGCTATGTGGGCGTAACCAACCAGGGCGTGGCCGTCACCCGGGTGGTAACAAATTTTTCCCCCGGTTCTCTGAAACCGACGGGTAAAAACACCCACCTGGCCCTGGCCACCGCCAATACATTCCTGGTGATTCAGACACCACAGGGGGAACGTTACACCCGCGACGGCGACCTGGCGATAGACGGCGAGGGCTACCTGGTGGACTCCCGGGGCAACCGGGTGCTGGGGGAAACCGGCCCGGTACAGGTAGAAAACGATGATTTCCGCATAACTGCCGGGGGAGAAATCATCCGGCCCGGGCAGGGAACGATAGACCGCCTGCGAATTGTACAATTTGCCGATCTCAACCTGCTGGCCAAAACCGGAGACAACTACTATACGGCTCCGGCCGGCAGCGCCCAACCGGCGGTCAATCCCGAAGTGCGCCAGGGCTATCTCGAAGGAGCCAATGTGGATCCCGCCGCTTCCATGGTGCAGCTGGTCAGCGCCATCCGTTCCTACGAAGCCAACCAGCGCATCCTGCAGGCCCAGGACCAGCTTCTGGACCTGGCGGTCAACCGGGTGGGAGCGCTGCGGTAA
- a CDS encoding FliA/WhiG family RNA polymerase sigma factor produces MDNKEKLWQEYKRTKSPEIRHQLILSYLWLVKYLAGRLAVKLPACLSQEDLESCGIFGLIEAIDKFDPDMGCNFEAYASTRVRGAMLDEVRRANWMPRTLWYKLQRLRAAREKLENIHQEKVSMEAVAQEMGISQAEVHYLDSQLYRLFTLSLDEMVAAGNGEPVRLGDLLPDETSPDPLDRITEEENKELLARAVASLPEKDQLVLALYYQEGLTLKEIGAVLEVSESRVCQLHSRAINRLRKKLAELS; encoded by the coding sequence GTGGATAATAAGGAGAAGCTCTGGCAGGAGTACAAGCGAACGAAGAGCCCGGAAATCCGCCACCAGCTCATCCTGTCTTACCTCTGGCTGGTCAAGTACCTGGCCGGCCGGCTGGCTGTCAAGCTGCCTGCTTGCTTGAGCCAGGAGGACCTGGAAAGCTGCGGGATTTTTGGTTTAATAGAAGCAATTGACAAATTCGACCCCGACATGGGGTGCAATTTTGAAGCTTACGCCAGTACCCGGGTGCGGGGAGCCATGCTGGACGAGGTGCGCCGGGCAAACTGGATGCCCCGCACCCTGTGGTACAAATTACAGCGGCTCAGGGCTGCCCGGGAGAAGCTGGAAAACATACACCAGGAAAAGGTATCCATGGAGGCAGTGGCGCAGGAAATGGGTATTTCCCAGGCCGAAGTGCACTACCTGGACAGCCAGCTGTACCGGCTGTTCACCCTTTCCCTGGATGAAATGGTGGCCGCGGGCAACGGTGAGCCCGTCCGGCTGGGGGACCTGCTGCCCGACGAAACCAGCCCCGACCCCCTGGACCGCATCACCGAGGAGGAAAACAAGGAACTTTTGGCCCGCGCCGTGGCCAGCCTGCCGGAAAAGGACCAGCTGGTGCTGGCCCTGTACTACCAGGAGGGGCTTACTTTAAAGGAAATCGGAGCCGTGCTGGAAGTTTCCGAATCAAGGGTCTGCCAGCTGCACAGCCGGGCCATCAACCGCCTGCGCAAGAAGCTGGCGGAACTGAGCTAG
- a CDS encoding flagellar brake protein: MLDQLRINQKIQVAREGERDWYASTIQDIKGGELHIALPRLRGDVLVLTPGDNVKVRFFDENASFIFPARCLGRTIEAIPLYRLAPTGDCQRVQQRQHVRLKTLLEVHYAHPPEKNRRPRYKKAFTVDISGGGMLLAMDEPVLPGRELLVEFNLPLRTGARKMELRGRVVRLQEREKSKYHVALEFVDITTAQQDLIMRYIFQCMAEQARLTRM, encoded by the coding sequence TTGTTGGACCAGCTCAGGATCAACCAGAAGATACAGGTGGCGAGGGAGGGGGAAAGGGACTGGTACGCCTCCACCATCCAGGACATCAAAGGCGGTGAACTGCACATCGCCCTGCCCCGCCTGCGGGGGGATGTGCTCGTCCTGACGCCGGGCGATAATGTAAAGGTCCGTTTTTTCGACGAAAATGCCAGCTTCATTTTCCCCGCCCGCTGCCTGGGGCGTACCATAGAAGCCATACCCCTTTACCGCCTGGCTCCCACGGGAGATTGCCAGCGGGTGCAGCAGCGCCAGCACGTGCGTCTGAAGACTCTCCTCGAGGTCCACTACGCCCATCCTCCGGAGAAAAACCGCCGCCCCCGGTACAAAAAAGCCTTTACGGTGGACATCAGCGGCGGGGGTATGCTTCTGGCCATGGACGAACCGGTCCTGCCCGGCAGGGAACTGCTGGTGGAGTTCAACCTGCCCCTGCGCACCGGTGCCCGGAAAATGGAACTCCGGGGCCGGGTGGTGCGTCTTCAGGAAAGGGAAAAGTCAAAATACCACGTGGCCCTGGAGTTTGTGGATATTACAACCGCCCAGCAGGATCTGATCATGCGCTACATCTTCCAGTGCATGGCCGAACAGGCCCGGCTCACCAGGATGTGA
- a CDS encoding MinD/ParA family protein: MWGRASGVKGGRIFGRVPGGSPPAGASPDKDVVPSSESRTAAARVIAVTSGKGGVGKSNLTVNLGLALAALNQRVIILDADLGLANVEVLLGISPPCTLYDCLYRDRDIREVLVPAPGGVQFISGGSGFLELANLDRARWQRLLASLTLLDNLADFILIDTGAGLSKNVLGFLAAAGEVIVVITPEPTSLTDGYSLIKVLARFKVHREVLLAVNRAGSEQEALATVRRVETVAGRFLGLPVTYLGAIHEDRAVIRAVRNQRPFYLAEPRSQPARSVAAMARCLTGGASGEEPPRPGLRGFVQRLARLFDR, encoded by the coding sequence ATGTGGGGGCGGGCCTCCGGGGTTAAGGGGGGGCGCATCTTCGGCCGCGTACCGGGTGGCAGCCCCCCGGCAGGCGCCAGCCCGGATAAAGACGTGGTTCCGTCATCGGAATCCCGGACTGCCGCGGCCCGGGTCATCGCCGTCACCAGCGGCAAAGGCGGGGTGGGCAAAAGCAACCTGACGGTAAACCTGGGTCTGGCCCTGGCCGCTTTAAATCAGCGGGTGATTATCCTGGACGCCGACCTGGGCCTGGCCAATGTGGAAGTGCTCCTGGGAATAAGCCCTCCCTGCACCCTCTACGACTGCCTCTACAGGGACCGGGATATCCGGGAAGTGCTGGTGCCCGCTCCGGGAGGAGTACAGTTCATTTCCGGCGGTTCCGGTTTTCTGGAACTGGCCAACCTGGACCGGGCCCGCTGGCAAAGGCTGCTTGCATCCCTGACCCTTCTGGACAACCTGGCCGACTTCATTCTCATCGATACGGGGGCGGGTCTTTCCAAAAATGTGCTGGGCTTTCTGGCTGCCGCCGGGGAAGTAATTGTGGTCATCACCCCTGAACCCACCTCCCTCACCGACGGTTACAGCTTGATCAAGGTACTGGCCCGCTTCAAGGTACACCGGGAGGTCCTGCTTGCAGTCAACCGGGCCGGCAGCGAACAGGAGGCCCTGGCCACGGTCCGCCGGGTGGAAACGGTGGCCGGACGTTTTCTGGGTCTGCCGGTGACCTACCTGGGTGCCATCCATGAAGACCGGGCGGTGATCCGGGCCGTGCGGAACCAGAGGCCTTTTTACCTGGCGGAGCCCCGCTCCCAGCCCGCCAGAAGTGTAGCCGCCATGGCCCGCTGCCTCACCGGCGGCGCGTCCGGGGAGGAACCGCCCCGGCCGGGATTACGGGGTTTTGTGCAGCGCCTGGCCAGGCTGTTTGACCGTTAG
- the flhF gene encoding flagellar biosynthesis protein FlhF: MKIKKYIVREMQEAMRLIKEDMGPDAVIIGSYRLPRKSIFDFFRPPQLEVTAALDELPAAPVPAELPPGRTPGAEPPATREVVTPGTFPPPSAAPPAVRRTRREGVMLPEESTFNRGGPGQILPPGVKAAANPGPEKEEINPSSFNTILKQQEEAMMDGDVLERWRRRLLDMEVMEGVVENLLRGLEVNDTTGDGEDFLLLQLKGRLASLVEDVYSERDHSGRIHAFIGPTGVGKTTTLAKLATRQALFDQKKIALIAVYSHRFGVVEELKFYGQTIGVPVEVVMTPAELASAVEAHQDKEAVFVDTEGISCRNASELLKLKGFMDALPPSRRIFLVLSATTRNRDLLHMAREFARVGYSEFIFTKLDETLTRGGALNLIHQMRRPLAYVTNGQNVPDDIAGMTPRRLAALLLEGGENNVGAGLRG; this comes from the coding sequence ATGAAAATTAAAAAATACATCGTCAGGGAAATGCAGGAAGCCATGCGCCTGATCAAGGAGGATATGGGACCCGATGCGGTGATTATCGGCAGCTACCGCCTGCCCAGGAAGAGCATTTTTGATTTTTTCCGCCCGCCGCAACTGGAAGTAACCGCGGCCCTGGACGAGCTGCCTGCGGCCCCCGTCCCGGCGGAGCTGCCTCCGGGAAGGACGCCCGGAGCTGAGCCTCCTGCCACGAGGGAAGTGGTAACTCCCGGGACGTTTCCTCCGCCTTCGGCTGCGCCCCCGGCGGTGCGGCGGACCAGGAGGGAAGGGGTTATGCTTCCGGAAGAAAGTACTTTCAACAGAGGTGGCCCTGGACAAATATTACCTCCCGGTGTAAAAGCGGCCGCAAATCCAGGACCGGAAAAGGAGGAAATCAATCCCTCCTCCTTTAATACTATCCTGAAACAACAGGAGGAAGCCATGATGGACGGGGACGTTCTTGAAAGATGGCGCCGGCGCCTGCTGGACATGGAAGTGATGGAAGGAGTGGTGGAAAACCTTTTACGCGGTCTCGAGGTAAACGATACCACCGGGGACGGCGAGGACTTTTTGCTTCTGCAATTAAAAGGACGGCTGGCCTCCCTGGTGGAAGATGTCTATTCTGAACGGGACCACAGCGGCAGAATCCATGCCTTTATCGGCCCCACGGGAGTGGGCAAAACCACCACCCTGGCCAAACTGGCCACCAGACAGGCCCTTTTCGACCAGAAAAAAATAGCGCTAATCGCCGTGTACAGCCACCGCTTCGGGGTAGTCGAGGAACTGAAATTTTACGGCCAGACGATCGGCGTGCCGGTGGAAGTGGTGATGACCCCGGCTGAACTGGCATCGGCAGTGGAAGCCCATCAAGACAAGGAAGCCGTTTTCGTCGATACCGAGGGCATTTCCTGCCGCAATGCCAGTGAGCTGCTTAAATTAAAAGGGTTTATGGACGCCCTGCCGCCGTCCCGCCGGATCTTCCTTGTCTTAAGCGCCACCACCCGCAACCGGGATCTTTTACATATGGCCCGGGAATTTGCCCGGGTGGGATATTCGGAGTTCATCTTTACCAAACTGGACGAAACCCTAACCCGGGGAGGGGCGTTAAACCTGATCCACCAGATGCGCCGCCCGCTGGCCTACGTCACCAACGGGCAGAATGTCCCCGACGATATTGCCGGCATGACCCCCCGGCGCCTGGCCGCCCTCCTCCTGGAGGGGGGCGAAAACAATGTGGGGGCGGGCCTCCGGGGTTAA
- the flhA gene encoding flagellar biosynthesis protein FlhA — translation MPPAPGTTLRSQLKRNTDLLIAGLIVGIVLMIIIPMPPRVLDVLLSISITLGLVILLITMFTTEPLQFSIFPALLLVTTLYRLALNISSTRLILGQGYAGNVIDAFGHFVAGGNYVVGFIVFIIITVIQFVVITSGAGRVAEVAARFTLDAMPGKQMSIDADFNSGLITEAEARERRRRLQREADFYGAMDGASKFVRGDAIAGIIITLINILGGIAIGTLQMGMPVSEALRTFTVLTIGDGLVTQVPSVLISTAAGILVTRATSDASFGTDISRQFTGFPRILYLVAGILFVLGCIPAMPNVLFLLLAGISFIAGRTLVQEKQREEARRQEARARQQVQETRREPENVTTYFQVDPLQIEIGYNLIPLTDESQGGDLLHRLAAVRRQCATEMGIYVRPIRIRDNLQLAPNAYVFKIRGEQTASGELMPGYYLAMDPTGQATGIPGIATTEPTFGLPAWWVPAGEKERLELAGLTVVDPSTVMVTHLTEFIKAHAHELLGRQEVKELLEAIKEKDPAVVEELVPDLLTLGEVQKVLQNLLRERVPVRDLVTICEALADGARLNRDSDFLTEHVRSRLSRTISRLYLTPENKLAVLTLHPRLEQTITDSIQQTQIGAYPVLEPGLARKILERLQEQAEKISLKGLTPVVLCSPRIRLPFRRLIERSLPAVAVLSLNEIAPGIEVEVVGTVIVE, via the coding sequence ATGCCGCCCGCACCCGGCACAACCTTGAGATCACAACTGAAACGCAACACCGACCTGCTTATCGCCGGCCTGATCGTGGGCATCGTGCTGATGATCATCATCCCCATGCCCCCGAGGGTTCTGGACGTACTGCTTTCCATCAGCATCACCCTGGGGCTGGTGATCCTGCTGATTACCATGTTCACCACCGAGCCCCTGCAGTTTTCCATCTTTCCGGCCCTGTTGCTGGTGACCACCCTGTACCGTCTGGCCCTGAACATCTCCTCCACCCGGCTGATCCTGGGGCAGGGGTACGCGGGCAATGTCATCGACGCCTTCGGGCACTTTGTGGCCGGGGGCAACTACGTGGTGGGATTCATAGTTTTCATTATCATTACCGTCATTCAGTTTGTGGTCATTACCAGCGGTGCCGGCCGGGTGGCCGAGGTGGCCGCCCGGTTCACCCTGGATGCCATGCCCGGCAAGCAGATGAGCATTGACGCCGACTTCAACTCCGGCCTGATCACCGAGGCCGAGGCCCGGGAAAGGCGCAGGAGGCTGCAGCGGGAGGCCGATTTTTACGGCGCCATGGACGGTGCCAGCAAATTTGTGCGGGGAGACGCCATCGCCGGCATCATCATCACCCTGATCAACATCCTGGGGGGCATCGCCATCGGTACCCTGCAGATGGGCATGCCCGTATCAGAAGCCCTGCGCACCTTCACCGTGCTTACCATCGGGGACGGGCTAGTGACCCAGGTGCCTTCGGTGCTCATCTCCACCGCCGCCGGCATCCTGGTCACCAGGGCCACCTCCGATGCCAGCTTCGGCACGGACATCTCCCGGCAGTTTACCGGTTTTCCCCGGATCCTCTACCTGGTAGCGGGGATCCTCTTCGTCCTGGGATGCATCCCGGCCATGCCCAACGTTCTTTTCCTCCTGCTGGCGGGAATCAGTTTCATCGCCGGAAGAACCTTGGTGCAGGAAAAGCAAAGGGAGGAAGCCCGCCGGCAGGAGGCAAGGGCCAGGCAGCAGGTGCAGGAAACCCGCCGGGAACCGGAAAATGTGACCACGTACTTCCAGGTGGACCCCCTGCAAATTGAAATCGGCTACAACCTCATCCCCCTGACCGACGAGTCCCAGGGCGGGGATCTGCTGCACCGGCTGGCGGCAGTGCGCCGGCAGTGCGCTACAGAAATGGGTATTTACGTGCGGCCCATCCGTATCCGGGACAACCTGCAGCTGGCACCCAACGCCTATGTCTTTAAAATCCGCGGGGAACAAACCGCCAGTGGAGAATTGATGCCCGGCTACTACCTGGCGATGGACCCCACGGGCCAGGCCACCGGTATCCCCGGCATAGCCACCACCGAACCCACCTTCGGCCTGCCGGCCTGGTGGGTGCCGGCCGGTGAAAAGGAAAGGCTGGAGCTGGCCGGACTTACGGTGGTGGATCCTTCCACTGTTATGGTTACTCACCTGACGGAATTCATCAAGGCCCACGCCCACGAACTGCTGGGCCGCCAGGAAGTGAAGGAACTGCTGGAGGCCATTAAAGAGAAGGATCCGGCGGTGGTGGAAGAACTGGTTCCCGATCTGCTGACCCTGGGCGAAGTGCAGAAGGTGCTGCAAAATCTCCTGCGGGAAAGGGTGCCCGTTAGAGACCTGGTGACCATTTGCGAGGCCCTGGCCGATGGAGCCCGCTTAAACCGGGACAGCGATTTTCTTACCGAACATGTACGCAGCCGTCTTTCCCGCACCATCAGCCGGCTCTACCTGACACCCGAAAACAAACTGGCCGTGCTCACCCTGCACCCCCGGCTGGAGCAAACCATTACGGATTCCATCCAGCAGACCCAGATCGGGGCCTACCCGGTGCTGGAACCCGGGCTGGCCAGAAAGATCCTGGAAAGGCTGCAGGAACAGGCTGAAAAGATAAGCCTGAAGGGCCTGACCCCGGTGGTGCTCTGTTCGCCCCGGATAAGGTTGCCCTTCCGGCGGTTGATTGAACGCAGTCTGCCGGCAGTGGCCGTATTATCCCTGAATGAAATCGCACCCGGTATCGAAGTGGAAGTGGTGGGGACGGTGATTGTGGAATGA
- the flhB gene encoding flagellar biosynthesis protein FlhB, with protein MAHGGGAQQKTEAPTPRRLQEARRRGQVPKSRDFAAAVVLMAAVILAYLLRGPAMENWQKELTWYFSNCLAFDLAPEHLPRVIYDVARGAIWMCTPFFLALTGAAIAVHLVQTGFIFAPEVIKPNLERLNPVSGLSRMFSLRTLVELGKSILKVTVVAGVSYLVVKAHLPELLLVFHRAPQAAFGTVTGVLLAAAAAAGGTFLLLAVIDLFYQRWEYMRSMRMTKQEVKDELKQTEGDPLIKGWQRRRQRQILLNRIRQEVPRATVVITNPTHLAVALRYDEKEMSAPQVVAKGAGDLARRIRELAAEHKVPIIHNPEVARTLYHQVEIGQEIPVELYQAVAQILALVYRLKKRPV; from the coding sequence TTGGCCCACGGCGGGGGCGCCCAGCAGAAAACCGAAGCCCCAACCCCAAGGCGATTGCAGGAAGCCAGGCGCAGGGGCCAGGTGCCGAAGAGCCGGGACTTTGCCGCGGCAGTAGTGCTCATGGCGGCCGTCATCCTGGCCTACCTTTTAAGGGGTCCGGCCATGGAAAACTGGCAGAAAGAGCTCACCTGGTATTTCAGCAACTGTCTGGCCTTTGATCTGGCACCCGAACACCTGCCCCGGGTGATTTACGATGTCGCCCGCGGGGCGATATGGATGTGCACGCCGTTTTTTCTGGCGCTCACCGGTGCAGCCATAGCGGTGCACCTGGTGCAAACGGGCTTCATCTTTGCCCCGGAAGTGATCAAACCCAACCTGGAGCGGCTGAACCCGGTAAGCGGCCTTTCCCGCATGTTCAGCCTGCGCACCCTGGTGGAGCTGGGTAAAAGTATCCTTAAGGTAACGGTGGTGGCGGGGGTCAGTTACCTGGTGGTCAAAGCGCACCTGCCCGAGCTGCTGCTGGTTTTTCACCGTGCCCCCCAGGCGGCCTTCGGCACGGTGACCGGCGTCCTGCTGGCGGCGGCCGCGGCCGCGGGCGGCACCTTCCTGCTTCTGGCGGTAATTGACCTCTTCTACCAGCGGTGGGAATATATGCGCAGCATGCGCATGACCAAACAGGAGGTAAAGGATGAACTTAAACAGACCGAAGGAGATCCGCTCATCAAAGGCTGGCAAAGGCGCCGCCAGCGGCAGATTCTGCTCAACCGCATCCGTCAGGAAGTGCCCCGGGCTACGGTGGTAATCACCAACCCCACCCACCTGGCGGTAGCCCTGCGCTACGACGAAAAGGAAATGTCCGCACCCCAGGTGGTGGCCAAAGGAGCCGGGGACCTGGCCCGCCGCATCCGGGAGCTGGCCGCCGAGCATAAAGTACCAATCATACATAATCCCGAAGTGGCCCGGACCCTTTATCACCAGGTGGAAATCGGGCAGGAAATCCCGGTGGAACTCTACCAGGCCGTAGCCCAGATCCTGGCCCTGGTCTACCGCCTGAAAAAACGGCCGGTGTAA
- the fliR gene encoding flagellar biosynthetic protein FliR: MLNYEAAATFILIFVRASAFLAAGPLFFFPNVPRPLKAFMAFVLAVVLFPVVPGVEPDFPGGLLGFALAAAEEAGVGLVLGFVTSLVFQSLAVAGQIMDIQMGFFMANLFDPAMGHQATISSRFLYLLGMVLFLILDGHHVLIAGLARSYELVPLTGAALDGTTTLAVVKIFARMAALAVQIAAPVVAVVLIIDICLGLLGRTAPEMNIFMLGFPLKIALGILTLSVMVPLFGVVFRAMVRMMEQDLYTVIRGLSG; this comes from the coding sequence TTGCTCAACTATGAAGCGGCAGCAACCTTCATCTTAATCTTCGTCCGGGCCAGCGCTTTTTTAGCGGCGGGACCCCTGTTCTTCTTCCCCAACGTGCCCCGGCCGTTGAAGGCCTTCATGGCCTTTGTGCTGGCCGTGGTGCTTTTCCCCGTGGTGCCGGGAGTGGAACCGGACTTTCCAGGGGGGCTTTTGGGGTTTGCCCTTGCGGCAGCAGAAGAAGCCGGGGTGGGTCTGGTTTTGGGCTTCGTCACCAGCCTGGTCTTCCAGAGCCTGGCCGTGGCGGGACAGATCATGGACATTCAGATGGGCTTTTTCATGGCCAACCTCTTCGATCCGGCCATGGGCCACCAGGCCACCATCAGCTCCCGTTTCCTGTACCTTCTGGGCATGGTGCTCTTTCTCATCCTGGACGGCCATCACGTGCTCATTGCCGGCCTGGCCAGAAGTTACGAACTGGTCCCCCTGACCGGTGCCGCCCTGGACGGAACCACCACCCTGGCCGTGGTCAAGATTTTTGCGCGCATGGCGGCCCTGGCCGTCCAGATTGCCGCCCCCGTGGTGGCGGTGGTGCTGATCATCGATATCTGCCTGGGCCTTTTGGGCCGCACCGCCCCGGAAATGAACATTTTCATGCTGGGCTTTCCGTTGAAGATCGCCCTGGGCATCCTCACTTTAAGCGTGATGGTTCCGCTTTTCGGCGTGGTCTTCCGGGCCATGGTCCGCATGATGGAGCAGGACCTGTATACAGTAATCCGCGGGCTTTCCGGGTGA
- the fliQ gene encoding flagellar biosynthesis protein FliQ, with protein MTDTLVTQIAREALMMILILSLPTLAVSLLVGLVISILQATTQVQEQSLTFVPKIIAVFLTLAVTAPWMVRLMTSYTTRLFKHLPNLTG; from the coding sequence GTGACCGACACCCTTGTCACCCAGATTGCCCGGGAAGCGCTGATGATGATCCTGATCCTGTCCCTGCCCACCCTGGCGGTTTCGCTGCTGGTGGGGCTGGTAATCAGCATCCTCCAGGCCACCACCCAGGTGCAGGAGCAGTCCCTGACCTTCGTGCCCAAGATCATTGCCGTCTTCCTGACGCTGGCCGTCACCGCCCCGTGGATGGTCCGGCTGATGACCAGTTACACCACGCGGCTTTTCAAGCACCTGCCCAATCTTACGGGGTAA